A stretch of Spirosoma oryzicola DNA encodes these proteins:
- the bshA gene encoding N-acetyl-alpha-D-glucosaminyl L-malate synthase BshA, protein MKIGIVCYPTFGGSGVVATELGKALAKNGHQIHFITYQQPPRLDFFNENVFYHEVNIPSYPLFQYAPYESALASEMVNVVTNENVDLLHVHYAIPHASAAYMAKMILRSQGRMVPVVTTLHGTDITLVGKDASYEPVVTFSINESDGVTSVSENLRQDTYAHFNVHREIEVIPNFIDLDRFKRQQKEHFKKAICPNGEKLIVHTSNFRRVKRIDDAVMTFYNVQKQLPAKLLLVGDGPERARIERLVRDLGIYDQVRFLGKMDAVEEVLSVADLFVMPSENESFGLAALEAMACEVPLITSNAGGLPELNVQGVTGFLSPVGDVDDMVKNALYVLDDEHLPTFKANALARAKEFELSRILPLYEAHYERVLNEAHSVEKIS, encoded by the coding sequence ATGAAAATCGGTATTGTTTGCTATCCAACTTTTGGAGGCAGTGGCGTAGTAGCCACCGAACTAGGTAAAGCACTGGCTAAAAACGGCCACCAGATTCACTTCATTACGTACCAACAACCACCCCGGCTCGATTTTTTCAACGAAAACGTTTTTTACCACGAAGTAAATATACCCTCGTATCCGCTCTTTCAGTATGCTCCCTATGAGTCGGCACTAGCCAGCGAAATGGTGAATGTAGTCACGAACGAAAACGTTGATCTTCTGCACGTTCACTACGCCATTCCGCACGCGTCGGCAGCGTACATGGCTAAAATGATTCTGCGTTCGCAGGGGCGTATGGTACCGGTCGTTACCACCTTGCACGGAACCGATATTACCCTCGTTGGTAAAGATGCTTCGTATGAGCCGGTAGTTACTTTTAGCATCAACGAATCCGATGGTGTTACCTCGGTTTCCGAAAATCTCCGGCAGGATACCTACGCTCATTTTAATGTTCACCGCGAGATCGAAGTTATCCCCAATTTTATCGATCTGGATCGTTTCAAGCGTCAGCAGAAAGAGCATTTCAAGAAAGCGATCTGCCCTAATGGCGAAAAGCTCATTGTGCACACCTCCAATTTCCGGCGGGTGAAACGCATCGACGATGCAGTGATGACATTCTACAACGTTCAAAAACAGTTACCGGCTAAATTACTCCTTGTCGGCGACGGACCTGAACGGGCGCGTATCGAACGGCTGGTGCGGGACCTCGGCATTTATGATCAGGTGCGGTTTCTGGGTAAGATGGACGCCGTTGAAGAAGTCTTGTCGGTAGCCGATCTCTTTGTGATGCCTTCTGAAAACGAGAGTTTTGGGCTGGCGGCTCTCGAAGCGATGGCCTGCGAAGTACCGCTGATCACATCAAACGCCGGTGGGTTGCCGGAGTTGAACGTACAGGGTGTAACAGGTTTTCTGAGCCCCGTGGGCGATGTGGATGATATGGTCAAAAATGCCTTGTATGTTCTGGATGATGAGCACCTGCCGACCTTTAAAGCCAACGCTCTGGCGCGGGCTAAAGAGTTTGAGCTATCCCGTATCCTGCCGCTTTACGAAGCGCATTACGAGCGAGTACTCAACGAAGCGCATTCTGTAGAAAAAATTAGCTAA
- a CDS encoding alpha/beta fold hydrolase, whose protein sequence is MKSVFLLVSLLLTYQGYAQVNRDPLFTSFDGTKIHYDILGEGKPVVLIHGFISTSESWKRAATRQALADAGFKVITLDLRGNGLSDKPHSAEAYRDNAELKDVMALVKHLGLTNYDVVGYSRGAILTAKLLTLDKHIRKAVMGGISVDFSDPNWIRRKNFHEALVKPGSHPELQSAIDYAKKSGADTVVLARLQEFQPVTTRAELAKINVPVLVVNGDKDTDNGDPQTLVAAIPGSRLVIVPGDHGGAMRTPEFAKTVVGFLSN, encoded by the coding sequence ATGAAATCAGTATTTCTGCTGGTTAGCCTGCTCCTTACCTATCAGGGGTATGCTCAGGTAAATCGCGATCCTTTATTTACGTCATTCGACGGCACAAAAATTCATTACGATATTCTGGGAGAAGGCAAGCCGGTCGTGCTAATACACGGCTTTATCAGCACCAGTGAAAGTTGGAAACGAGCGGCCACCCGACAGGCACTGGCCGATGCGGGCTTTAAAGTAATCACCCTCGATTTGCGCGGGAATGGCTTGTCGGACAAACCTCATTCAGCCGAAGCGTACCGCGACAACGCGGAGCTGAAGGATGTGATGGCACTCGTCAAACACCTTGGCCTGACGAACTACGATGTGGTTGGTTATTCGCGGGGCGCTATTCTGACCGCCAAACTGCTTACGCTGGACAAACACATCCGAAAGGCGGTGATGGGCGGCATCAGTGTTGATTTTTCAGACCCGAACTGGATTCGTCGGAAGAATTTCCACGAAGCGCTGGTCAAACCGGGGAGTCATCCTGAACTACAGAGCGCTATTGATTACGCCAAAAAGTCGGGAGCCGATACGGTCGTACTGGCCCGCTTGCAGGAATTTCAGCCGGTTACTACCCGTGCTGAACTGGCGAAAATCAACGTCCCGGTACTTGTCGTTAATGGTGATAAAGATACCGACAACGGTGACCCGCAAACGCTTGTAGCCGCCATTCCGGGTTCCCGTTTGGTGATTGTGCCGGGTGATCATGGCGGGGCCATGCGAACGCCGGAGTTTGCAAAGACAGTTGTAGGTTTCCTGTCAAACTAG
- a CDS encoding NAD(P)/FAD-dependent oxidoreductase — protein sequence MNPNIPQTDRKRVVIVGAGFGGLKLARKLSQAKEFQVVLINKQNYHEFQPLYYQVATAGLEANSILFPLRVVFGNCKNVHIRVTTVTGIRTAEKTVDTELGPITYDYLVIATGADTNFFNQQNIIEKALPMKSVAEAIALRNRMLQNFEDALSVETEDEKEGLMDVVVVGGGPTGVELCGTLAEMRRTVLPQDYPELDFKMMDIYLIESGGELLGPMSVQSQEHSLDYLQKLGVHVRLNTRVKDFDGRIVTMNDGSTLRTNNLIWAAGVKANPLAGLPPETLGRGGRILVNRFNQVQGFTDIFAIGDVALMTEEKWPNGHPQIAQPAIQQGKHLAKNFFHIVRNQPLEEFTYHDLGTMATIGRGLAVVDLPFFKFQGFFAWLTWLFVHLMAIVGVKNRLSIFINWMFNYLNFRNSLRLIIKPKLPKGNVQAMQEKISDQLEVSKT from the coding sequence ATGAATCCAAACATACCTCAAACGGATCGAAAGCGCGTTGTGATTGTTGGCGCGGGTTTTGGTGGCCTTAAACTGGCTCGTAAATTATCGCAGGCCAAAGAGTTTCAGGTCGTATTGATCAACAAACAGAACTACCACGAATTTCAGCCGCTATATTATCAGGTTGCCACCGCCGGATTAGAGGCCAATTCAATTCTGTTTCCACTGCGGGTGGTGTTTGGCAACTGCAAAAACGTACACATTCGGGTAACGACCGTAACGGGCATTCGTACCGCCGAAAAAACGGTCGATACTGAACTTGGCCCCATCACGTACGATTACCTCGTTATCGCGACCGGAGCGGATACCAACTTCTTCAATCAGCAGAACATCATCGAAAAGGCGCTGCCGATGAAATCAGTGGCAGAAGCTATCGCCCTGCGTAACCGGATGCTGCAAAACTTCGAGGATGCGTTAAGTGTCGAGACGGAGGACGAAAAGGAAGGGTTGATGGACGTGGTGGTGGTGGGTGGTGGACCAACAGGGGTGGAGCTTTGCGGTACGCTGGCCGAAATGCGCCGGACCGTATTGCCCCAGGATTACCCCGAGCTGGATTTCAAAATGATGGATATCTATCTCATTGAGTCCGGAGGGGAGCTGCTGGGGCCGATGTCCGTTCAGTCGCAGGAGCATTCGCTCGACTACTTGCAGAAGCTGGGCGTGCATGTGCGTTTAAACACACGCGTGAAGGACTTCGACGGTCGTATCGTAACCATGAATGACGGATCAACGCTGCGGACGAATAATCTGATCTGGGCGGCTGGCGTCAAAGCGAATCCATTGGCGGGATTGCCGCCCGAAACCCTTGGACGGGGCGGACGTATCCTGGTCAATAGGTTTAATCAAGTTCAGGGTTTTACGGATATATTTGCGATTGGTGATGTCGCCTTGATGACTGAGGAGAAATGGCCGAACGGGCATCCGCAGATTGCCCAGCCTGCTATTCAGCAGGGTAAGCATCTGGCGAAAAACTTTTTTCATATCGTCCGCAACCAACCGCTGGAAGAATTTACGTATCATGATCTGGGTACAATGGCCACCATTGGTCGCGGACTAGCTGTTGTCGATTTGCCTTTTTTTAAATTTCAGGGATTTTTTGCGTGGCTAACGTGGTTGTTCGTGCACCTGATGGCGATCGTCGGCGTGAAAAACCGGCTGTCGATCTTTATAAACTGGATGTTCAATTATCTGAATTTTAGAAATTCGTTGCGCCTGATTATCAAGCCGAAACTGCCCAAAGGCAACGTTCAGGCGATGCAGGAAAAGATTTCTGACCAGTTGGAGGTAAGTAAAACGTAA
- a CDS encoding sterol desaturase family protein, whose amino-acid sequence MESTTEKLQTMAGHGKTRPKNSGTKKLFDNPILEALSRTHIMVPISMWLVLSVFLGWYAFTYTDMGANKIAALFATGLIVFTLFEYVLHRYLYHLTPSTPQRAKIQYTFHGVHHEYPKDKTRLAMPPALAIFVAGAFFGFFFLLMGEAAYAFFPGFLVGYSGYLSTHFIVHAYTPPKNFFKYLWINHSVHHYKNPESNYGVSTPIWDHVFGSYQK is encoded by the coding sequence ATGGAATCAACTACCGAAAAGTTGCAAACAATGGCCGGTCACGGTAAAACCCGGCCTAAAAACAGCGGCACAAAAAAACTGTTTGATAACCCAATTCTGGAAGCACTTTCGCGCACGCACATCATGGTTCCTATTTCCATGTGGCTGGTGCTGTCCGTTTTTCTAGGTTGGTATGCGTTTACCTATACCGACATGGGTGCAAACAAAATTGCTGCTTTATTTGCAACGGGTTTGATTGTGTTTACCCTCTTTGAGTATGTTTTACACCGCTACCTCTACCATTTAACGCCTTCGACACCCCAGCGGGCAAAAATTCAGTACACCTTCCACGGTGTTCACCACGAGTACCCGAAAGACAAGACGCGGTTGGCGATGCCGCCCGCTTTAGCCATTTTCGTAGCCGGAGCCTTTTTTGGTTTCTTCTTCCTGCTTATGGGCGAAGCAGCCTATGCTTTCTTCCCCGGCTTTCTGGTGGGTTATTCGGGTTATTTGTCGACGCACTTTATTGTTCACGCTTACACTCCGCCCAAAAACTTCTTCAAGTATTTGTGGATCAACCACAGCGTGCACCACTACAAGAATCCCGAAAGTAACTACGGTGTATCGACGCCGATCTGGGACCACGTTTTCGGTTCGTACCAGAAATAG
- a CDS encoding DoxX family protein, with protein sequence MNNNQLAQLVMRIGLGINMLMHGLVRIPKLTTFVAKMGAGFSQTILPSFLTNAFLYTLPFLEFASGVLILVGGQFSRWGYLLGGCIIGALLFGTTLKEDWTGAGNQMIYVIAFYLALRGLGSSDRNRYR encoded by the coding sequence ATGAACAATAATCAGTTAGCGCAGCTGGTAATGCGTATAGGGCTAGGTATCAATATGTTGATGCATGGCCTTGTCCGTATTCCCAAACTAACGACGTTTGTAGCGAAAATGGGAGCGGGGTTTTCTCAGACAATCCTGCCCAGCTTTCTGACGAATGCATTTCTGTACACGCTTCCTTTCCTGGAGTTTGCCAGCGGGGTTTTGATCTTGGTGGGGGGCCAGTTTAGCCGGTGGGGTTATCTGCTCGGTGGATGCATCATCGGCGCATTGTTATTCGGCACAACGCTAAAGGAAGATTGGACCGGAGCAGGAAACCAAATGATCTACGTTATCGCTTTTTACCTGGCTTTACGCGGATTGGGCAGTAGTGACCGAAATCGGTACCGTTGA
- a CDS encoding pyruvate dehydrogenase complex dihydrolipoamide acetyltransferase gives MAELIRMPKMSDTMTEGVIAEWHKKVGDKVKSGDVLAEVETDKATMDLESYEEGTLLYIGVEKGASVPVDGVLAIIGADGEDYKALLNGSSGGSQEAAAPKEEAKPASNEAAPAPSGGASGKTSTNLPDPKAVSAAPAESVNASVIRMPKMSDTMTEGTIVAWHKKEGDTVKSGDILAEVETDKATMDLEAYEEGTLLYVGVKEGSSVAVDDIIAVVGEKGANFKVLLDGGGAPQTGGQQADTGESGSQTAEQNPQADLPADADTDLSYGGGEGSNPESNGRMKASPLAKRIAEEKGINLAQVRGTGPEGRIVKSDVESFVPSAPAAKPAPAQPAPAAQPAPAASQPAAPQPSPAAPQPQGEYEDVPVSQMRKTIARRLSESLFTAPHFYLTMEINMDKAMDLRTTVNGVSSVKVSFNDFVIKAAALALKQHPNVNSSWLGDKIRKYKYVNIGVAVAVDEGLLVPVVRNADQKTLSTISGEVKDLAGKAKDKKLQPKDWEGSTFSISNLGMFGIEEFTAIINPPDSCILAVGAIKQTVKVENGEVKPTNVMKVTLSCDHRVVDGATGSAFLQTFKQLLEDPMRMLV, from the coding sequence ATGGCTGAATTAATCCGAATGCCCAAGATGAGCGACACAATGACCGAAGGCGTCATTGCGGAGTGGCACAAGAAGGTGGGCGATAAAGTAAAATCCGGCGATGTGCTGGCCGAAGTCGAAACCGATAAGGCAACGATGGACCTTGAGTCGTACGAAGAAGGTACATTGCTGTACATCGGCGTAGAAAAAGGTGCATCTGTACCGGTAGACGGCGTTCTGGCCATTATCGGAGCCGATGGAGAAGATTACAAAGCACTTCTCAACGGGTCAAGTGGTGGTAGCCAGGAAGCAGCCGCGCCGAAAGAAGAAGCCAAACCCGCTTCGAATGAAGCCGCGCCAGCACCGAGTGGTGGAGCCAGTGGCAAAACGTCAACCAACTTGCCCGATCCTAAAGCGGTATCGGCAGCCCCGGCAGAAAGCGTTAACGCATCGGTTATTCGTATGCCTAAAATGAGTGATACGATGACCGAAGGAACCATCGTAGCCTGGCATAAGAAAGAAGGCGATACCGTCAAATCGGGCGATATTCTGGCTGAAGTCGAAACGGATAAAGCCACGATGGATCTGGAAGCTTACGAAGAAGGTACACTGCTGTACGTTGGCGTAAAAGAAGGTTCTTCCGTTGCTGTAGACGACATCATTGCCGTAGTAGGCGAAAAAGGAGCCAATTTTAAAGTGCTGTTAGATGGCGGTGGCGCTCCGCAAACCGGTGGTCAGCAGGCTGATACCGGTGAAAGTGGTTCGCAGACAGCCGAACAAAATCCGCAAGCCGACCTTCCAGCGGATGCGGATACCGATCTGTCGTACGGTGGTGGCGAAGGAAGCAACCCCGAATCGAACGGTCGTATGAAAGCGTCGCCACTGGCGAAGCGCATTGCCGAGGAAAAAGGAATCAATCTGGCACAGGTGCGTGGTACAGGTCCCGAAGGACGCATTGTGAAGAGCGATGTTGAGTCATTCGTACCGAGCGCTCCGGCGGCTAAACCCGCTCCGGCACAACCTGCCCCCGCTGCACAGCCTGCTCCCGCTGCTTCGCAACCTGCGGCACCACAGCCGTCGCCTGCCGCTCCGCAACCGCAGGGTGAATACGAAGATGTGCCTGTTAGCCAGATGCGTAAGACCATTGCGCGCCGGTTGAGCGAAAGCCTGTTCACGGCTCCACACTTCTACCTGACCATGGAAATCAACATGGACAAGGCGATGGACCTGCGTACTACGGTCAATGGTGTTAGCTCGGTGAAAGTGTCGTTCAACGATTTCGTGATCAAAGCCGCTGCTTTGGCCTTGAAACAACATCCGAACGTAAACTCATCGTGGTTGGGTGATAAAATCCGGAAATATAAATACGTCAACATCGGCGTAGCCGTAGCCGTTGACGAAGGTTTATTAGTACCGGTCGTTCGTAACGCCGATCAGAAAACGCTGTCGACCATCTCGGGCGAAGTGAAAGACCTGGCTGGTAAAGCGAAGGACAAAAAACTACAGCCAAAAGACTGGGAGGGAAGCACGTTCTCGATCTCGAACTTGGGTATGTTCGGCATTGAAGAATTCACCGCGATCATCAACCCACCTGACTCGTGTATCCTGGCCGTAGGTGCTATCAAACAAACCGTTAAGGTTGAAAATGGTGAGGTGAAGCCAACCAACGTGATGAAGGTAACGCTTTCCTGCGACCACCGTGTCGTTGACGGCGCAACCGGATCGGCTTTCCTGCAAACGTTCAAGCAACTGCTCGAAGATCCAATGCGGATGTTGGTATAA
- a CDS encoding sterol desaturase family protein translates to MERLVDYFEHIPSLHRSLILVGGIAIFWLIESAVPLFNFSLTGSGYRKIPHAGINIFFTLTTVLVNFLLAFLLLRTSDWTIRHQVGLLQWLSLPLWAEALIGLLSLDLIGAWLPHWAEHKVKFLWRFHVIHHTDPYVDTTTANRHHPGESIIRFAFTLLAVLLVGAPMWLVFLYQALSVLLSQFNHANIELPRWADRLLGLFIVTPNMHHVHHHYVLPVTNTNYGNIFPYWDRLFGTYYEMAGKDIKYGIDTHPESHEHSQVGSLLKIPFSNYRPPVGEPPQG, encoded by the coding sequence ATGGAGCGTTTAGTCGATTACTTTGAACACATTCCATCGCTGCATCGAAGCCTGATTCTGGTAGGGGGCATTGCGATTTTCTGGCTGATCGAAAGTGCAGTTCCCTTGTTCAACTTTTCTCTGACGGGGTCAGGCTACCGAAAAATTCCGCACGCAGGCATCAATATTTTCTTTACCCTTACGACGGTTCTAGTCAATTTTCTGCTGGCATTTCTCTTGTTACGCACCAGCGACTGGACCATTCGGCATCAGGTTGGTTTACTTCAATGGCTCTCCTTACCCTTGTGGGCTGAAGCACTTATCGGGCTGCTGTCGCTGGATTTAATTGGAGCCTGGCTACCCCACTGGGCTGAACACAAAGTCAAGTTTTTGTGGCGATTTCATGTAATTCACCACACAGACCCCTACGTCGATACAACCACCGCCAACCGCCATCACCCTGGCGAAAGCATTATCCGCTTTGCGTTTACACTACTGGCCGTGTTACTTGTCGGTGCTCCAATGTGGCTTGTTTTTCTCTACCAGGCTTTATCAGTACTCTTATCTCAATTTAACCACGCAAACATAGAGCTGCCGCGCTGGGCCGACCGGTTGTTAGGACTGTTCATTGTCACTCCGAATATGCATCACGTCCATCATCATTACGTTTTACCAGTTACGAACACCAACTACGGCAATATTTTTCCGTATTGGGATCGCCTGTTTGGTACCTACTACGAAATGGCGGGCAAAGACATAAAGTACGGTATTGACACGCACCCGGAGTCTCACGAGCACTCTCAGGTTGGCAGTTTGCTGAAAATTCCGTTCAGCAACTATCGTCCGCCCGTAGGTGAGCCGCCACAAGGTTAG
- the sufB gene encoding Fe-S cluster assembly protein SufB translates to MSKDADILESITNAEYKYGFETLIEADEAPAGLDESTIRFISAKKNEPDWLLEDRLKAFRLWQEMTEPHWPNVKYPKIDYQAIKYYSAPKQKKAVNSLDEIDPELLDTFNRLGISLSEQKRLTGVVDAPAGELPRVAVDAVMDSVSVATTFKKDLAERGIIFCSITEAVHEHPELVKKYLGSVIPAKDNYFAALNAAVFTDGSFCYIPKGVRCPMELSTYFRINAAGTGQFERTLIIADEGSYVSYLEGCTAPMRDENQLHAAVVELIAHADAEIKYSTVQNWYPGDKDGKGGIYNFVTKRGICEGPNAKISWTQVETGSAITWKYPSVILKGDNSIGEFYSVAVTNNMQQADTGTKMVHIGKNTKSRIVSKGISAGKSQNSYRGLVQVLKRAENARNYSQCDSLLLGDKCGAHTFPYLEINNPSATVEHEATTSKIGEDQLFYCNQRGIPTEQAVALIINGYAKEVLNQLPMEFAVEAQKLLAISLEGSVG, encoded by the coding sequence ATGAGCAAGGACGCTGACATTTTAGAAAGCATAACCAACGCTGAATATAAATATGGATTCGAGACGTTGATCGAAGCCGACGAAGCCCCTGCGGGCCTTGACGAAAGCACGATCCGTTTTATTTCCGCCAAGAAAAACGAGCCAGACTGGTTACTCGAAGACCGGTTGAAGGCGTTTCGGCTATGGCAGGAAATGACCGAACCCCATTGGCCTAACGTCAAATATCCCAAAATTGATTATCAGGCCATTAAGTACTATTCAGCGCCGAAGCAGAAGAAAGCGGTTAACTCCCTTGACGAGATTGACCCTGAACTGCTCGACACATTCAATCGACTGGGTATTTCGCTGAGCGAACAGAAGCGGCTTACAGGCGTAGTTGATGCGCCTGCCGGGGAGCTTCCTCGGGTGGCTGTTGATGCCGTGATGGATTCGGTATCCGTAGCGACGACGTTCAAGAAAGATCTTGCCGAGCGCGGTATCATTTTCTGCTCGATCACAGAGGCCGTTCACGAACATCCTGAACTGGTGAAGAAATACCTGGGTTCGGTTATTCCGGCCAAGGATAACTACTTTGCAGCCTTGAATGCCGCCGTGTTTACCGATGGTTCGTTCTGCTACATTCCCAAAGGCGTTCGGTGCCCAATGGAGCTTTCGACCTACTTCCGGATCAATGCCGCCGGAACCGGGCAGTTCGAGCGGACGCTGATCATTGCCGATGAAGGTTCGTACGTCAGCTACCTGGAAGGCTGTACGGCGCCGATGCGGGATGAAAATCAACTGCACGCAGCTGTCGTTGAACTGATCGCCCACGCCGACGCCGAAATCAAATACTCGACGGTTCAGAACTGGTATCCGGGCGACAAAGACGGTAAAGGCGGGATTTACAATTTTGTGACCAAGCGCGGTATCTGCGAGGGTCCAAACGCCAAAATCTCGTGGACGCAGGTTGAAACCGGTTCGGCCATCACCTGGAAATACCCTTCGGTGATCCTGAAAGGCGACAACTCGATTGGTGAATTCTATTCGGTGGCTGTTACCAACAACATGCAGCAGGCTGATACGGGTACCAAAATGGTCCACATTGGTAAGAACACCAAGAGCCGGATTGTATCGAAAGGTATTTCGGCGGGTAAGAGTCAGAATTCCTACCGGGGTCTGGTGCAAGTGCTGAAACGGGCCGAAAATGCTCGTAATTACTCTCAGTGCGATTCGCTCCTGCTGGGTGATAAATGTGGTGCGCATACGTTCCCATACCTGGAAATAAACAATCCATCGGCGACGGTAGAGCACGAAGCAACCACGTCGAAAATCGGTGAAGACCAGTTGTTCTACTGCAACCAGCGTGGTATTCCAACCGAGCAGGCCGTAGCACTGATCATCAATGGTTACGCAAAAGAAGTATTGAACCAACTCCCGATGGAGTTCGCCGTAGAAGCACAAAAGCTGCTGGCGATCAGTCTGGAAGGAAGTGTTGGTTAA
- the trxA gene encoding thioredoxin, whose translation MAAGSHAVEATDANFNELINSDKPVLVDFWAEWCGPCKMIGPVVEQLAGEYEGRAVVAKMDVDQNAQIPAKFGIRSIPTLMVFKNGQLVDKVIGAVPRNVLEQKLQAAIEPTTV comes from the coding sequence ATGGCAGCAGGATCACATGCCGTCGAAGCGACCGATGCGAACTTCAACGAACTGATTAATTCCGATAAGCCGGTTTTGGTAGATTTTTGGGCCGAATGGTGCGGTCCTTGTAAAATGATCGGCCCAGTTGTGGAGCAACTCGCTGGCGAATATGAAGGCAGAGCTGTTGTAGCTAAAATGGACGTTGACCAGAACGCCCAAATTCCTGCTAAATTCGGTATCCGCAGCATTCCTACGTTAATGGTGTTCAAAAACGGTCAGTTGGTCGATAAAGTGATCGGTGCCGTTCCCCGCAACGTTCTGGAACAGAAATTACAGGCAGCCATTGAACCAACCACGGTTTAA
- a CDS encoding class I SAM-dependent rRNA methyltransferase codes for MSFTKIYLQAGRDEAVRRFHPWVFSRAIGRYEGNPEDGDVVEVYDRKGHYLASGHYHDGSIAIRIFSFGATAGGPVTPDVPYWTNKLTHIRSIRQAIVTGETNCYRLVHGEGDGCTGLIIDMYNGVAVLQAHSIGMHRERQLITEALRNVFGDELKAVYDKSADTLPDEYGASVMNGYLYGRTPVPHPVQENSSTFLVDWITGQKTGFFLDQRDNRQLLAQYAHGKRVLNAFCYSGGFSVYALEAGASLVHSVDVSQKAIDLTNQNVAANFGETDKHQAYAEDVMHYLKGHDHQYDVVVLDPPAYAKSLSARHRAVQGYKRLNAEGLRRVAKGGILFTFSCSQVVDRELFYNTIVAAAIEAGRQVRVLHHLSQPADHPVSLFHPEGGYLKGLVLWVE; via the coding sequence ATGTCATTTACTAAAATATATCTACAGGCTGGACGCGACGAGGCCGTCCGGCGATTTCACCCGTGGGTATTTTCGCGGGCTATTGGGCGCTATGAGGGTAATCCCGAAGATGGTGATGTGGTTGAAGTGTATGACCGGAAAGGGCATTATCTGGCCAGCGGACATTACCACGATGGCAGCATTGCTATCCGCATTTTCTCGTTTGGCGCAACCGCCGGTGGCCCTGTAACGCCCGACGTTCCTTACTGGACAAATAAATTGACCCATATCCGTAGCATCCGACAGGCGATTGTTACGGGAGAAACAAACTGTTATCGGCTCGTTCACGGCGAAGGCGATGGGTGCACGGGACTGATTATCGATATGTATAATGGCGTGGCGGTGTTGCAGGCGCATTCCATCGGTATGCACCGCGAGCGTCAGTTGATTACCGAAGCGCTAAGAAACGTATTCGGCGACGAACTAAAGGCGGTCTACGATAAAAGTGCCGACACGTTGCCTGACGAGTACGGAGCGAGTGTGATGAATGGTTATCTGTACGGTCGAACACCCGTACCACATCCCGTGCAGGAAAATAGCAGCACGTTTCTGGTCGATTGGATTACGGGACAAAAAACCGGTTTCTTTCTCGATCAGCGCGATAATCGTCAGTTGCTGGCCCAGTATGCCCACGGAAAAAGAGTGCTGAATGCGTTTTGTTATTCGGGTGGATTCTCCGTGTATGCCCTTGAGGCTGGAGCCAGTCTGGTCCATTCGGTCGATGTTTCGCAGAAAGCGATTGATCTGACGAATCAAAACGTGGCTGCTAACTTTGGGGAAACAGACAAGCATCAGGCGTACGCCGAAGATGTGATGCATTACCTGAAAGGCCATGATCATCAGTACGATGTCGTTGTCCTCGATCCACCCGCCTACGCCAAAAGCCTGTCGGCGCGGCACCGGGCCGTGCAGGGTTATAAACGCCTGAATGCTGAGGGGTTACGGCGGGTTGCTAAAGGTGGTATCCTGTTTACGTTCTCCTGCTCACAGGTTGTTGACCGGGAATTGTTTTACAACACCATCGTAGCTGCGGCTATCGAAGCGGGGCGGCAGGTGCGCGTGTTGCATCACCTGAGCCAGCCCGCCGACCACCCTGTTAGTCTGTTCCATCCGGAAGGTGGCTATCTGAAAGGGCTGGTCTTGTGGGTAGAATAA